TATTCGTGACAGTCGCAGAATTTGACTTTCAAGAGTGTCTGCAAGGGAACCAGAAATTCGTGCGGGCCTTTTCGAAACGGATGAAATATCTTCCAACCTATCAAGTTCTGCCAGGACATAACCATGTTAGCTATTGTTTGTCCATTGGGTTACAGGGGGATGAAGTTGGCCCGAGGATCGTGGAGTGGGTCAGAGACTGCTTGTGTACAGAGTAACTTGCCTAAATATTTCATCAGGTATAATTTCAAATTGAGTTCATAGTTTATTCCCACTATGGACAGGATATATCAGAGTTTATAAAGAATCTACTCGTTGTCAGGCCCTGCTGCTGGCTGAGTGTTTTTGACTATTTGAGTGAAAACAAACTCTCCAAGCTTCCTTCACGCATCCATTCCCGGTAAGAAGCTTCTTAAAGACACGGCTCCATTACAAGTGCCactatatatcttataaCATTCTGGAATTATCCCGAGTCTAACTTGCCAGATGAGCACTAGCTAGCTAGTGACAGGTTAGACGCCAGACTATTAGGTAATATGTCCGTAAATCCGTGTTGCATTGTATCAGGCCCAAGATGCTCATGTGAAATGCCATAATATGCGCTCAAAGATGGTTTGACTGTTTTTCTGCAGCATCATCTGCTCTAAGTCCGCTTAATAATCGGGGGCGTTTCATAGTGTGTGAGTTGCTCATTGGATAGCCTGAGGTCCGATAACGGAAGCTGCCGAATAACGCCTTCATACTAGGGCTTTTCTCTAGTGTTCTTGCTAGAACCATGTAATTCAGTCCAAGGTATGCAATTGTAGTCCGTATTCGTCCCCCGGGTCTAATATTCGTGATGTAAAAGTGACTAATTTTCTCATCTGTGGTAAGTAGAGCAGGGGTCGTGCAATATTGTGCATTATCCTCACGctcatatatatacttgAACAGAGAGAATACATTTTCATAAGTAGCGTCTCATCTTGTTTTCTACTATTTGCCTTCTCCCCTCCCAACTATGCAGGCATATCTCCAATACCGCTCAATTAGGAATGATGTTCGCAGACAACTCGATGATCTTCCCGACCGCGCTCGTGCCAGCCTCCGTGATGGGATGTTTCGGCCTGAAGTCACCGATGGTCTCGATCCAAGCAGTTCCCAAACATCCTCGTCGCTGTACTCACCACGGCAGGAACCAGTATCCCATGGATTGTCCTCCCCATTGCCAGGTGTTGAGCTGTTAGAGAAAACTGATGATCATGAAAACCACTGCGAAGTCTTCCTCGTGGGCTGGGACCATGATGAAGATCCCATGAACCCTCGCAATTTCACTGTCACTACACGTGTTATGGCAACGCTCATCGTATCTGCCTTGGCTTTCGTGGTCAGTGCCGCGTCATCCATTGAGTCTGCTGTCCTACGACAAAACAGTGCCGCCTACAATGTCAGCGAGGTTGTCGCGTCTCTAGCCACAggcatttttcttcttggctttgcaGCGGGATCCTTAGTGTCCGGGCCTCTATCAGAGATTCTTGGCCGAAATATTGTCTATACTGGCTCTACGTCTCTGTTTATGGTTTTTGTTATGGCATCTGGCCTAGCACCTAATATTGGAGCCCAGCTTGCCTTCCGGTTCTTGGCGGGTGTATTCGGCTGTCCACCACTCACTTGTGCAGGTGGGACCGTCGCTGATCTATGGGACCCCCTTGAAAAGACACTGATATTCCCACTGTATGCCATTCTTTCGTTCGGAGGCGCTGTTCTCAGTCCAGTAATTGCGTCCTATTTGGGCCAGGGAACACTCTCGTGGCGCTGGACCAATTGGATAGTCCTAATTATGGCTGGTTTGGTTTTAGGTCTGGTCGTTCTTTTCCAACCTGAGACTTAcagtcctcttcttctcaagtGGAAAGCACATCATCTACGGCAGCTGACTGGAGACCCGCGCTATCAATCCAAGTTGGACCTTGACCGCACATCTCTTCTGTCCCGCATTGTTACAGCTTGTGGTCGACAATTCTCCCTGGCTATGTATGAGCCGATCATTCTTTTACTTGCCTTGTATATGACGATCCTGTACATTGTTCTTTTCACCTTTTTTGACGGATACACACACATCTTCAGCGATGTGCACGATCTATCGCAAGGACTGACAAATATAACTTGGGTAGCGATGTACGTGGGCATCATGCTCGCAGGGTTGATTGTGCCGGGAATGTACTCAAGCATGAAGAACGCTCTGAAAGAGGAGATCCCATCTAGGGATGGCAATGGCAACGACAACGGCGCCTCCTCAAACGGACAATCCCAACCGACAAAGTCCCCCTCACTTAATCCAGAGAACAGGCTCTGGTATGCCATGATAGGCGCCCCGGCAATTCCAATCAGTCTGTTCTGGATGGGCTGGACAGACTATGTAAGTCATTGAGCTGTCAGGCGCCAACCCTCCCACTCGATCCATTTAACGCCACTAACACGAACGATGTTctttagaaaaatatatctGTTTGGTCTCCTATCGTTGGATCGTCTCTGTTCGGCTTCGGTAGCATCTGTATGTTTATCTCCAGTTACATGTACGTGATCGACGCGTACGAGATCTATGCTGCCTCGGCATTAGGTTTCATGACTGTCACCCGCTACTGCGCTGCGGGCGGTATGACTGTTGCCGGGGTTCCATTTTATAATAATGTCGGGGTGCAATGGACTTTGACGATCTTGGGTATCATTAGTGCTGTGATGGTGCCGGTACCCTATATATTCTGGAAGTTTGGGAAGGTCATTCGTGGATGGAGTCGGTATGCTGTTTGAGTCATCATTTCATCCGTTTAATGCAAGTGTTAAAGAG
This window of the Aspergillus flavus chromosome 8, complete sequence genome carries:
- a CDS encoding synaptic vesicle transporter, with the translated sequence MQAYLQYRSIRNDVRRQLDDLPDRARASLRDGMFRPEVTDGLDPSSSQTSSSLYSPRQEPVSHGLSSPLPGVELLEKTDDHENHCEVFLVGWDHDEDPMNPRNFTVTTRVMATLIVSALAFVVSAASSIESAVLRQNSAAYNVSEVVASLATGIFLLGFAAGSLVSGPLSEILGRNIVYTGSTSLFMVFVMASGLAPNIGAQLAFRFLAGVFGCPPLTCAGGTVADLWDPLEKTLIFPLYAILSFGGAVLSPVIASYLGQGTLSWRWTNWIVLIMAGLVLGLVVLFQPETYSPLLLKWKAHHLRQLTGDPRYQSKLDLDRTSLLSRIVTACGRQFSLAMYEPIILLLALYMTILYIVLFTFFDGYTHIFSDVHDLSQGLTNITWVAMYVGIMLAGLIVPGMYSSMKNALKEEIPSRDGNGNDNGASSNGQSQPTKSPSLNPENRLWYAMIGAPAIPISLFWMGWTDYKNISVWSPIVGSSLFGFGSICMFISSYMYVIDAYEIYAASALGFMTVTRYCAAGGMTVAGVPFYNNVGVQWTLTILGIISAVMVPVPYIFWKFGKVIRGWSRYAV